One segment of Candidatus Nitrospira nitrosa DNA contains the following:
- a CDS encoding site-2 protease family protein, whose product MQMRSWEIGRALGIPIRIHPSWFLVFLLATWTLSTDYLPETLPGLSPGRYWVMGAVAAVLLFLSVLLHELGHSYVALYYRIPIEQITLFLFGGVAHMRQEAPSPKAEFLIAIAGPIVSFVISGGCLAIVALAEAIQQEQALRGVVMLGLLLGMGNLQLGVFNLIPGFPLDGGRILRAGLWAWGKDYYRATKQAAGAGLGFGVIFVLWGLLRIQQAATGELDASMVWTGGWLALIGIFLYIAALASRRQATLRHSISTTRIQDMMVTTVVSIPAQTTLDEAVNRYFQAYGYGGFPVVEDRRLVGLVTVPDIQSVPAETWSWRRVDQVMRPFSESMVISPEVPAIQAMGRMAREGWDQLIVVQDGEIVGLVTQSALVHFLQLRSHPIR is encoded by the coding sequence ATGCAGATGCGTTCGTGGGAAATCGGCCGAGCGTTGGGCATTCCCATTCGAATCCATCCATCCTGGTTTCTTGTATTTCTCCTCGCCACGTGGACGCTCTCAACAGACTACCTGCCGGAGACCCTCCCCGGACTCAGTCCTGGTCGCTATTGGGTGATGGGAGCCGTCGCGGCGGTGCTTCTCTTTCTGTCCGTCCTTCTGCATGAACTGGGACATTCCTACGTCGCACTGTACTACCGGATTCCGATTGAGCAGATCACGTTGTTTCTCTTTGGCGGGGTCGCGCACATGCGCCAGGAGGCCCCGTCTCCCAAGGCAGAGTTTCTCATTGCGATCGCTGGACCGATCGTCAGTTTCGTGATCAGCGGGGGCTGCTTGGCGATTGTCGCTCTGGCTGAGGCGATTCAACAGGAACAGGCGCTCCGTGGGGTAGTCATGCTCGGGCTGTTGCTGGGAATGGGGAATCTTCAGCTCGGAGTGTTCAATTTGATTCCCGGGTTTCCGTTGGACGGAGGTCGAATCCTGCGTGCCGGCCTGTGGGCTTGGGGAAAAGATTATTATCGCGCGACGAAACAAGCGGCAGGGGCAGGCCTTGGGTTTGGTGTAATCTTTGTGCTGTGGGGGCTGCTGCGCATCCAGCAAGCGGCAACCGGTGAGCTGGATGCGTCGATGGTCTGGACGGGAGGATGGCTGGCACTGATCGGTATCTTTCTCTACATCGCGGCGCTGGCGAGCCGACGACAAGCGACGTTGCGGCACTCCATTTCAACAACCCGGATTCAAGACATGATGGTGACGACGGTTGTGTCGATTCCAGCCCAAACCACGCTTGATGAGGCGGTCAACCGGTATTTCCAGGCCTATGGTTACGGGGGATTTCCTGTGGTTGAAGATCGGCGTCTGGTCGGACTTGTGACCGTACCCGACATTCAGTCTGTGCCGGCGGAGACCTGGTCCTGGCGTCGGGTTGATCAAGTGATGCGTCCATTTTCAGAATCGATGGTCATTTCGCCTGAAGTTCCAGCGATTCAAGCGATGGGGCGCATGGCTCGTGAGGGATGGGATCAACTCATCGTCGTGCAGGATGGAGAAATTGTCGGACTCGTGACACAATCAGCCCTTGTGCATTTTCTGCAGCTTCGTAGCCACCCCATCCGTTGA
- a CDS encoding YihY/virulence factor BrkB family protein, with amino-acid sequence MPVVRFLSEAVTSFLRQGCPSLAAALAFFSLLSLFPLVFLLLYGIGFLVSQNVIGEQFMLSFLKGFLPSLGERLAQELHRISSLESVRWIVLLSFFWFGGLVFYELDYALNVVFQSTQKRHPLISTAISIALLGSTGLLLFTSYVATQAIAFLTAYAPRLWGLDLVALAAHEFHLTYTLPFGLAFLAVSLLYRLVPRRRPRWRDAMAGALTFGLLWVAAKLLFVNYGDFATVYARLYGSLLEIVLLLLWVYYSAGLLLFGGIIAHNLKQIAWPSPPVDDDDGNAAITIV; translated from the coding sequence ATGCCTGTCGTTCGCTTCCTGAGTGAGGCGGTCACATCGTTTTTACGTCAAGGATGCCCCAGCCTCGCGGCAGCCTTGGCCTTTTTCTCGCTGCTCTCATTGTTTCCCCTCGTCTTTCTCCTCTTGTATGGGATCGGGTTCCTTGTAAGTCAGAACGTGATCGGCGAGCAGTTCATGCTGAGTTTTCTCAAAGGGTTTCTGCCTTCCTTAGGGGAACGATTGGCGCAAGAACTCCATCGGATCAGTTCATTGGAAAGCGTCCGGTGGATCGTGCTGCTGTCATTCTTCTGGTTTGGTGGACTTGTGTTCTACGAGCTCGATTATGCGCTGAATGTCGTGTTTCAGAGCACGCAAAAGCGCCACCCGCTTATTTCCACTGCAATTTCCATCGCGCTGCTGGGATCCACCGGCCTGTTACTCTTCACGTCCTATGTGGCCACTCAAGCCATTGCCTTTTTGACGGCCTATGCACCTCGGCTCTGGGGATTGGATCTTGTCGCCTTAGCCGCCCACGAATTTCATCTGACCTACACCCTCCCTTTTGGTCTTGCATTCCTGGCGGTCAGCCTGCTCTACCGTCTTGTACCTCGACGTCGTCCACGATGGAGGGATGCCATGGCCGGCGCCCTCACATTCGGTTTGCTGTGGGTTGCAGCCAAGCTCTTGTTCGTCAATTATGGAGATTTTGCGACGGTCTATGCGCGACTCTATGGATCGTTGCTCGAGATCGTGCTTTTGTTGCTCTGGGTCTATTATTCTGCAGGGCTCCTGCTCTTCGGTGGCATCATTGCGCACAATCTGAAACAGATTGCCTGGCCATCGCCACCGGTTGATGACGATGATGGAAATGCTGCGATAACAATAGTCTAA